In Quercus lobata isolate SW786 unplaced genomic scaffold, ValleyOak3.0 Primary Assembly Scq3eQI_241, whole genome shotgun sequence, one genomic interval encodes:
- the LOC115973755 gene encoding protein RADIALIS-like 2: MASSSMSSSDSWTAKENKAFERALAVYDKDTPDRWHNVAKAVGGKTPEEVKRHYELLVEDVKHIESGRVPFPKYKTTGGSSQAN, translated from the coding sequence ATGGCATCCAGTTCAATGTCCTCCTCTGACTCATGGACTGCAAAAGAGAACAAGGCCTTTGAGAGGGCTCTTGCTGTGTATGATAAGGACACCCCTGACCGTTGGCACAATGTCGCTAAGGCTGTTGGTGGGAAAACACCAGAAGAAGTGAAAAGGCACTATGAACTTCTTGTGGAAGATGTCAAGCATATTGAGTCAGGCCGAGTTCCCTTCCCCAAATACAAGACAACTGGTGGGAGTAGCCAAGCAAATTAA